The window GTTGTAGAGGCAAGAAATTTCCTCAAATCGCTTTTTCTTTAAGATTGAGATGAGCGTCTGGTTCTTCTTTTCTTTTGCTTTTGAATTTTTTCTTGTTGCTTTTGACGGTCGTTTTTTTTGTTGTTAATCAAACTATCGTAAAGCTCACACAGAGTTCTTCTCGCAAAAAAGCGGTTTAACTCTCTTGATCGATCTTGTTGGCATTTGACTTCAAGACCTGTGGGAATGTGTTTTAAATAGACGCAAGAAGAGGTTTTGTTGATTTTTTGGCCGCCACTGCCAGATCCTAAAACAAATTTTTCAAGAAGGTCGGACTCATCAATACCAAGAGACTTCATCC of the Chlamydiales bacterium genome contains:
- a CDS encoding peptide chain release factor-like protein: MIREEKLKELEERMKSLGIDESDLLEKFVLGSGSGGQKINKTSSCVYLKHIPTGLEVKCQQDRSRELNRFFARRTLCELYDSLINNKKNDRQKQQEKIQKQKKRRTRRSSQS